Proteins encoded within one genomic window of Scheffersomyces stipitis CBS 6054 chromosome 3, complete sequence:
- the ACF3 gene encoding endo-1,3-beta-glucanase, producing the protein MIFKRLAIFGSILLALTQSKAEEEVTSTETKYVTNACLDGQVSSIMSNNPPSQTTGIPIVFVYANNDKPNTIINTSTFEYTVSEKSTVTETVTNCGFLSCQTTSIEHIVNTVYKTTACVTYTTTTSATATVTSYSSSSYSTSSSIKNTKYLYETDTESVIKEATITMTAPTTTTTVFSATTVPTTLFESCTSKETIATTKKNPLITQSPISSANSKTINTDQYSSPVTICITTTTDSAGDDNLLSSKAQTVSTIDLRLSEEPVYATTSKSTFGIYHNSTSDCVSSGYSSSYVLSSSSLTSSSAGTTSSSSVSSSSSSSSPAPVETSVVPEPQTCYSGDLFEVISTSSPPSVFARQELPLSIPAGINNDGVPIETNKFYANLFLGDQTDQIWSYPYGLFWTKADYYGFAIQHTNTSNRVFGSQNTNNVGVDSYYFNPIQVGEMILSSTSLSESNNYLGVSEMKSMSVSVAISASQGDPTNFIEIPIVQGMGFVTGIYHGDMVPLLNSLVGIETLTKESSSALPSTILKYRATLFTGGEWLVYVTLPSSSVDFELTAKDPYNLEGSQAIDGLIIQIASAPEESSLDGFYDEAAGQYVVSAVVQGSVACSTSATYEFAYTTEGRSNSGYPLVFAFPHHVESLDGSVAGASTGIQLSSTTKGQMTGYLTNKLTMTETLETNIQFLPWVQGLSGTLTYSADLLKLIAEVANSELQVDMAETVASMDSNYFSGKVIDKYAYILLVVSEILKDDEVTASTLSSLKQAFEPFLNNQQYYPLMYDTKFGGITSTASQGGDTGADFGSAYYNDHHFHYGYFVHAAAIVGYIDNKQGGTWVEDNKDWVNALIRDVANPSEEDNYFPVSRMFDWFAGHSWAAGLFASGDGKNEESTSEDYNFAYGMKLWGQIIGDQSMESRGDLMLAIMARSMNLYFLYKSDNTIQPAEILPNKVSGIFFDNKVDYTTYFGSPDQHPEYVHGVHMLPVTPASSLIRGASYVQEEWTDQVSTFIGNVNSGWTGILRLNQALFDSNSAYSFFSSDSWSSTYLDNGLSRTWSLAFSGGIAGST; encoded by the exons ATGATATTCAAGAGATTAGCCATTTTCGGGTCAATTCTCCTAGCTCTCACTCAAAGTAAggccgaagaagaagttacGTCCACCGAAACCAAGTATGTGACAAACGCGTGTTTGGATGGACAAGTTTCTTCTATCATGTCCAACAATCCTCCATCGCAGACTACTGGGATTCCTATAGTCTTTGTCTACGCCAACAATGACAAGCCTAATACCATTATAAACACCTCGACATTTGAGTACACTGTTAGTGAGAAATCTACTGTCACCGAAACTGTCACTAATTGTGGTTTTCTATCATGTCAAACTACGTCAATTGAACATATTGTCAACACAGTGTACAAGACAACAGCTTGTGTCACTTATACAACTACCACGTCTGCTACTGCTACAGTAACTTCCTACTC aagttcaagttaTAGTACTTCTCTGTCAATCAAAAATACCAAATATCTCTATGAGACAGACACCGAATCTGTCATCAAGGAAGCTACCATCACGATGACTGCaccaacaacgacaacCACTGTGTTCAGTGCCACTACAGTACCTACCACCTTATTCGAGTCTTGCACTTCGAAGGAAACTATTGCAACTACAAAAAAGAATCCTTTAATTACCCAATCTCCAATTTCTCTGGCTAACTCCAAGACTATTAATACTGATCAGTATTCTAGTCCTGTGACTATTTGTATTACAACAACTACCGATTCTGCTGGAGATGACAACttactttcttccaaagcTCAAACAGTTCTGACTATCGATTTGAGactttcagaagaaccTGTCTACGCCACCACAAGCAAGTCTACATTTGGAATCTACCATAACTCAACGAGTGATTGCGTATCATCTGGATACTCCAGCTCTTATGTCTTGTCGAGTTCGCTGcttacttcttcatcggCTGgtactacttcttcttcctcagtttcgtcgtcttcttcttctagtAGCCCAGCTCCTGTTGAAACGTCAGTTGTTCCAGAACCTCAGACTTGTTACTCTGGAGATTTATTTGAAGTcatttcaacttcttctcctcCATCAGTTTTTGCCAGGCAAGAACTTCCTCTCTCAATTCCAGCTGGGATCAATAATGACGGAGTTCCTATCGaaaccaacaagttctATGCCAACTTGTTCTTAGGGGACCAAACTGATCAGATCTGGTCTTACCCATACGGGTTGTTCTGGACAAAGGCTGACTACTATGGTTTCGCTATCCAACACACTAATACATCCAACCGTGTATTTGGCTCTCAAAACACCAATAACGTTGGCGTCGATTCTTATTACTTCAATCCTATCCAAGTTGGGGAAATGATTCTTTCATCTACTTCATTGTCAGAAAGCAACAACTATTTGGGAGTTTCGGAAATGAAGAGTAtgtctgtttctgttgctATATCTGCTTCCCAAGGCGATCCTACCAATTTCATTGAAATTCCAATTGTCCAAGGTATGGGGTTTGTCACTGGAATCTACCACGGTGACATGGTTCCtcttttgaattctttggTTGGTATCGAAACTCTTACCAaagagtcttcttctgctttgCCATCTACCATCTTGAAATACCGTGCCACTTTGTTTACTGGTGGTGAATGGTTGGTTTATGTTACTTTGCCAAGTTCTTCGGTTGACTTTGAATTGACTGCCAAGGATCCATATAACCTTGAAGGTTCTCAAGCTATTGATGGTCTTATTATTCAGATCGCTTCTGCTCCAGAAGAGTCTTCACTCGATGGATTTTATGACGAGGCTGCAGGTCAGTATGTTGTTAGTGCTGTTGTACAAGGATCTGTTGCATGTAGTACTTCTGCTACCTACGAATTTGCTTATACAACTGAAGGTAGGTCGAACTCTGGATATCCACTTGTTTTTGCCTTCCCACATCACGTTGAGTCGTTAGACGGTTCCGTCGCAGGTGCCTCTACAGGTATTCAATTGTCATCGACAACCAAGGGTCAAATGACAGGTTACTTGACGAACAAATTGACCATGACAGAGACTTTGGAAACAAATATCCAGTTCTTGCCATGGGTTCAAGGTTTGTCAGGAACTTTGACTTACTCCGCTGATTTACTTAAGCTTATAGCCGAAGTAGCAAACTCGGAACTCCAGGTTGACATGGCTGAAACTGTTGCTTCTATGGATTCAAATTACTTTTCAGGTAAGGTCATTGACAAGTACGCATACATCCTTTTGGTCGTTAGTGAAATTCTCAAGGATGACGAAGTAACAGCCAGTaccttgtcttctttgaaacAAGCGTTCGAGcctttcttgaacaaccaGCAATATTATCCACTTATGTATGATACAAAATTCGGAGGTATTACATCTACAGCCTCACAAGGTGGAGATACTGGTGCAGACTTTGGATCTGCTTACTACAATGATCACCACTTTCATTACGGTTATTTCGTCCATGCTGCTGCTATAGTTGGTTACATCGACAACAAGCAAGGTGGTACTTGGGTAGAAGACAACAAGGACTGGGTCAATGCATTGATAAGAGATGTAGCCAACccatcagaagaagacaattACTTCCCAGTGTCAAGAATGTTTGATTGGTTTGCTGGTCACTCTTGGGCTGCAGGTTTGTTTGCCAGTGGTGATGGTAAAAACGAAGAATCGACATCCGAGGACTACAACTTTGCCTACGGTATGAAATTGTGGGGCCAGATTATCGGTGACCAATCAATGGAATCAAGGGGTGACTTGATGTTGGCTATCATGGCAAGGTCTATGAACTTGTACTTCCTCTACAAGAGCGACAACACTATTCAACCAGCAGAAATTCTTCCAAACAAAGTTAGTGGTATTTTCTTCGATAACAAGGTTGACTACACCACTTACTTTGGTTCTCCAGACCAACATCCGGAATACGTCCATGGTGTTCACATGTTGCCCGTCACTCCAGCCTCTTCGTTGATCAGAGGTGCTTCCTACGTTCAAGAGGAATGGACCGACCAAGTTTCCACTTTCATTGGAAATGTCAACAGCGGTTGGACTGGTATCTTGAGATTGAACCAGGCTTTGTTTGATTCCAATTCAGCCTactccttcttctcgtCGGACAGCTGGTCGTCCACATATTTGGACAACGGCTTGAGTAGAACTTGGAGTTTGGCGTTTTCCGGAGGTATTGCCGGTTCTACCTAG
- the DAO1 gene encoding D-amino acid oxidase (go_function oxidoreductase activity~go_process electron transport) — protein sequence MTSKVVVVGAGVIGLTTALQLKRANPDYSISIVAHHLPGDLDIEYTSPFAGANWHSFASKNDRELQELDKPGYWKFLELSNEPRSGVWITTNKSYVTEVEFNSKGRDPAKFVPWFKNFVKNFKTIENSSELPDGIAFGYSFDGVVISVPIYLNYLLQENLGAGNSVRRISKISNIHEARDLHSSGAKADIVVNATGGLANRIVGFKDDKRNFPVRGQVLLVRNNAKCEVSVEGFPELDNEMLYLMPRKEGGCIIGGCFLENFASTDVDEQLTKRIIDRALKYVPEIVDPSYKNNPPKVDIVRTQVGLRPFREGGARIEQDSDNGWLFHNYGAGGGGYQGSYGMSSKLVELIQKHVGNSKF from the coding sequence ATGACGTCAAaggttgtagttgtaggCGCTGGTGTCATTGGCTTGACAACAGCCTTACAGCTCAAACGAGCCAATCCCGATTACTCGATCTCCATTGTTGCTCACCATTTGCCAGGAGACTTAGATATTGAATACACTTCTCCATTTGCGGGAGCGAATTGGCACTCATTTGCCAGCAAAAATGACAGAGAACTTCAGGAACTAGATAAACCTGGCTACTGGAAGTTTTTGGAGCTCTCCAATGAGCCGAGATCCGGTGTCTGGATAACTACCAACAAGTCCTATGTTACCGAAGTTGAATTCAACTCTAAAGGAAGGGACCCTGCCAAATTTGTTCCCtggttcaagaacttcGTTAAGAATTTCAAAACTATTGAAAATTCTTCAGAACTACCTGATGGTATAGCCTTTGGGTATTCGTTCGATGGTGTAGTCATCTCTGTGCCTATCTACTTGAACTATTTGCTTCAGGAGAATCTTGGGGCTGGAAACTCTGTGAGAAGAATCCTGAAAATTTCTAATATCCATGAAGCTAGGGACCTTCACTCTTCAGGAGCCAAAGCAGATATTGTAGTCAATGCCACAGGTGGTTTGGCCAATCGTATCGTTGGTTTCAAAGACGATAAACGTAATTTCCCAGTCCGGggacaagttcttcttgtcagAAATAATGCAAAATGTGAAGTTAGTGTAGAGGGATTTCCTGAATTGGACAATGAAATGTTGTATCTCATGCCTCGAAAGGAAGGTGGCTGTATTATTGGAGGTTGTTTCCTTGAGAATTTCGCCAGTACTGATGTGGATGAACAATTGACTAAGAGAATTATCGATAGGGCCCTCAAGTATGTGCCAGAGATTGTAGATCCTTCTTACAAGAACAATCCCCCCAAAGTTGATATTGTGAGGACTCAGGTAGGTTTACGTCCCTTTAGAGAGGGAGGTGCCAGAATTGAGCAAGATAGCGATAATGGTTGGCTATTCCATAACTACGGAgctggaggaggaggatACCAAGGAAGCTATGGAATGAGTTCAAAACTTGTTGAATTAATACAGAAACATGTGGGCAATAGCAAGTTCTAG
- a CDS encoding mitochondrial 54S ribosomal protein YmL27: MRASQVLNFQQTAVANLRRPWQTFRDGQIWYGITKLGTKRLPLTTKQGNKHYYKGTGSSGYGKLNSSGTYIINWNKVRTYVVPADLQNTELKALVSPNTPQIWQKVVGYQDGFKSPELAFDNVVNFVEYGENYSNEDLESNQYLEKIVSPRVIEAEQAENIEVEKS; encoded by the coding sequence ATGAGAGCGTCGCAAGTGCTTAACTTTCAGCAGACGGCTGTGGCCAATTTGAGAAGACCATGGCAAACGTTTCGTGACGGACAGATTTGGTACGGGATTACCAAGTTGGGAACAAAGAGACTTCCATTAACAACGAAACAGGGTAACAAGCACTATTATAAGGGAACAGGTTCTTCGGGTTACGGGAAGTTGAATTCCAGCGGAACTTACATTATCAACTGGAACAAAGTCAGAACGTATGTAGTACCAGCTGATTTGCAAAACACAGAATTAAAAGCTCTTGTTTCTCCAAACACCCCTCAAATCTGGCAAAAGGTGGTTGGCTACCAGGATGGTTTCAAGAGTCCAGAATTGGCTTTTGACAATGTCGTTAATTTCGTGGAGTATGGTGAAAACTACAGCAACGAGGACTTGGAACTGAATCAGTACTTGGAGAAGATCGTCAGTCCCAGAGTAATCGAAGCTGAACAAGCTGAAAATATAGAGGTAGAAAAGAGTTAG
- the DPB3 gene encoding DNA-directed DNA polymerase epsilon, subunit C encodes MSSPGPNMNSSQAEISAYEQTPTTTSPPMPSNTATPDVEMEDPGEQVEQNEDHNEPEAENADIDEDKNENAENDIDDNEENDLEIETEDEQLLTLPIAKIKRIFKLDPDYVSASQSAVYATGLATELFIQYFTEQASLLAKMDKRKKIQYRDFSTSVASHDALAFLSDTVPRTQPIGELIQKKQVNLLETEEILSVVNPEASSAAIGNSSAAVPTSTSTDAVVADASNNVNREAPVVKVKSLPKGQQTLDFAVARPFKKAVIHDLMSNDDSSTSQSNSDDVVIL; translated from the coding sequence ATGTCGTCCCCTGGGCCTAATATGAACAGTTCTCAAGCGGAGATTTCGGCCTATGAACAAACTCCGACCACGACCTCTCCACCAATGCCGTCAAATACGGCTACGCCTGATGTAGAAATGGAAGATCCAGGAGAACAAGTCGAACAGAATGAAGACCATAATGAACCAGAAGCTGAAAACGCAgatattgatgaagataaaaACGAAAATGCTGAAAATGACATCGACGATAATGAAGAGAACGATCTTGAGATTGAAACTGAGGACGAGCAGTTGCTTACCTTACCAATAGCCAAAatcaagagaatcttcaaattggatCCAGACTATGTTTCTGCTTCTCAGAGTGCAGTATATGCTACTGGTTTAGCAACTGAGCTTTTTATCCAGTATTTCACAGAACAGGCCAGTTTGTTGGCGAAAATGgacaagagaaagaaaattCAGTATAGGGACTTCTCGACTTCTGTTGCCAGTCATGATGCCTTGGCTTTCTTGCTGGATACTGTTCCTCGAACTCAACCCATCGGAGAGttgattcagaagaaacaagtCAATTTGCTCGAAACCGAGGAAATCCTTTCTGTGGTTAATCCAGAAGCATCTTCTGCAGCTATAGGAAACTCGTCTGCTGCAGTTCCCACGTCTACTTCTACGGATGCTGTGGTAGCAGATGCCTCTAATAATGTAAATAGAGAGGCACCAGTAGTAAAAGTCAAGTCGTTGCCCAAAGGTCAGCAAACACTCGATTTTGCCGTTGCTCGTCCTTTCAAGAAGGCCGTAATACACGACTTGATGTCCAATGACGATTCGAGTACATCACAGTCAAACTCGGATGACGTTGTCATTCTTTGA
- a CDS encoding predicted protein — translation MSVQSDRELQIGSKDPEDSTRRVSLPPASYDETTKTLSISLFQKIKPISIELSNIGLLDTPAFNSQFRRLAEVLESEHEVLDSHYKENTKSSQNLIPYHLSPNLADYIFFPLSNILKQPAIDDRITTSILKIIGFLVEHIWSYKFDEKFVDELLSIVLFLSGANSSPSSGSKPIEFRAAAVDCLAMILKSVPNDYFVETANVKRMSLLGNSISFFLDNITWATNPRSQEENNLLINNLDILVNTATFKMSSDQLAHVLPGMVSNLTNFFTQSKNLHYTVIVKVVEALKVIIIKVFNDKTLNVSYKDVRQIDNLEAVNELWSQETDEDVPTNRIKIEIPSKTGIRNTAWLQATSKQLKLSLIVFFKTLLVTSSNNKSKVQTKNLLAEAIYKFSDAIMENSFLSLFNEVVPLSLDMLATTISLVATNVEEENTSIANVVKQVGILISANRENCSLFFNQIKSKLDDLITNKLTSVILSVDDEKINSYLVCIKLHLSLLNNLSKSAYNVHEAVSSNKKNIMVLLSKSLKESYIQNSQQKDNTNDLLKMLSGSQTEEGFSNKLDNVELPPNIDSKKITKIRPDQNRENVSESYSSNLMLLSNKWSEDSVTRSEPQYYFSTLYSNTIEEKFAGLIQFIAALADDDENEQTGQLELVESLFDEESEKNTLDRGIALWVANNFFINQKSSRNKINMNDYIILENDSDEEDELEEMSYLLVSKSQDLINDTSFELANAGISGNSLKVNEMSYSIALDTIGILSSKLPLEEFRSNFLRDFLYSLLEALTFRSNTLIQSHAQTAVGFILKNYYNDSLESLILDNSDYLIDNISLRLTVPSNFVPTLPGILLIIIKVAGQSLLEMNQLNDVLSEMFVIIDSYHGYSIIVEGLFMVFEEVTKQVKERYLSQNSLQIELDPDLNTSSYKPWGLTSVKQVLKLLSDSAKLTEPFESYDSTKEYFKRKPDTPFSEQAADSDDDDDDEQEPDVAEEEKWPSPVPENTYFLVQRIFNYGFVVLSQKSTSMKLQVLKTLKQTYPILTTNYKLVLVILTKNWPILLTLISGSSSLSVFQDVHEGVLPESEALIVPALEFVIEIVKEDGDRENFLGNKFIESWEFLINHSPIFGRLRKRDSFSLNSKSKQISRIEQQLTTTRLNPKVNDLLVTYLITGLNCYERTVSDLVRLDIVRVCYRMGIPSDMKLSRDVRNTLWIVKNEDDN, via the coding sequence ATGTCCGTTCAAAGCGACCGTGAGTTGCAAATTGGATCAAAAGATCCAGAAGATTCGACTCGACGAGTCTCGTTACCCCCAGCATCTTATGACGAAACCACAAAGACTTTATCCATACTGCTCTTCCAAAAGATCAAACCGATTTCTATAGAGCTCTCAAATATAGGATTGCTAGATACACCAGCTTTTAATAGCCAATTCCGTCGATTGGCCGAGGTGTTGGAATCAGAACATGAAGTTCTAGACAGTCATTATAAAGAAAATACTAAGAGTTCCCAAAATTTAATACCTTATCATCTTTCGCCAAACTTGGCTGATTACATATTTTTCCCATTATCGAATATCCTCAAGCAGCCAGCAATTGATGATCGTATTACTACATCAATTTTAAAAATAATAGGCTTTCTAGTCGAACATATATGGAGCTACAAGTTCGACGAGAAGTTTGTGGATGAATTGCTATCTATTGTGTTGTTCCTTTCTGGTGCCAATTCTAGCCCTTCTAGTGGATCGAAACCAATTGAGTTTAGAGCAGCAGCTGTAGATTGCCTTGCTATGATATTGAAATCCGTACCAAACGACTACTTTGTTGAAACAGCTAATGTCAAGAGAATGTCATTGTTAGGCAATTCAAttagcttcttcttggataACATCACTTGGGCCACAAATCCAAGGTCTCAggaagaaaacaacttgCTTATAAATAatcttgatattcttgttAATACGGCTACCTTTAAGATGTCTTCAGACCAATTGGCCCATGTTCTTCCTGGGATGGTGTCGAACTTGACTAACTTCTTTACCCAGTCTAAGAATTTGCACTATACCGTGATAGTAAAAGTGGTAGAAGCCTTGAAAGTGATCATAATCAAAGTGTTCAACGACAAGACCCTTAATGTTCTGTACAAGGATGTTCGACAAATAGACAATTTGGAAGCAGTAAATGAACTATGGAGCCAAGAAACCGATGAAGATGTTCCTACTAACAGGATAAAGATCGAGATACCCTCCAAAACAGGAATTAGAAACACAGCATGGCTCCAAGCAACTTCAAAACAACTCAAACTTTCACTAATTGTTTTTTTCAAGACTCTCTTGGTGACCTCTAGCAACAATAAGCTGAAAGTGCaaaccaagaacttgttaGCAGAGGCGATCTACAAATTCTCTGATGCTATAATGGAAAACTCATTTTTGTCTCTTTTCAATGAAGTCGTGCCACTTTCTCTCGATATGCTTGCTACAACAATATCTCTTGTCGCGACgaatgttgaagaagagaatacCAGCATAGCCAATGTTGTGAAACAAGTGGGtattttgatttcagcTAATAGAGAAAACTGTTCACTTTTTTTCAATCAGATCAAGTCTAAGTTAGATGACTTGATTACGAACAAACTTACTTCCGTGATTCTCTCTGTTGATGATGAGAAGATCAACTCATATTTAGTTTGTATCAAGCTTCATTTGCTGCTTTTGAATAATCTTTCAAAATCTGCTTATAATGTTCATGAAGCTGTACTGAgtaacaagaagaatattatGGTTCTTCTCAGCAAGAGTTTGAAAGAAAGTTATATTCAGAATAGTCAACAAAAAGACAACACTAACGATCTCTTGAAGATGCTCAGTGGAAGTCAAACAGAGGAAGGATTTTCTAACAAACTAGATAACGTAGAATTACCTCCAAACATCGATTCCAAAAAGATTACAAAAATACGACCGGATCAAAATAGAGAAAATGTTTCCGAGCTGTACTCATCCAATTTGATGCTTTTGTCAAACAAATGGAGTGAAGATTCTGTGACAAGAAGCGAACCTCAATACTACTTCTCTACTCTATATTCCAACACAATCGAAGAAAAGTTTGCTGGGCTTATTCAATTTATAGCTGCTCTagcagatgatgatgaaaatgaacaGACAGGACAGTTAGAATTGGTGGAGTCTCTTTTTGATGAGGAGAGCGAAAAGAACACTTTGGACAGAGGAATCGCATTATGGGTagccaacaactttttcatTAACCAGAAGTCGTCGAGGAATAAGATCAATATGAACGATTATattattcttgaaaatgactccgatgaagaagatgagttggaagaaatgtCGTATCTATTGGTCAGCAAGTCTCAAGACTTGATTAATGATACCTCTTTTGAACTTGCCAATGCTGGAATTTCTGGGAACAGTTTGAAAGTTAACGAAATGTCGTACTCGATAGCCTTAGATACCATTGGAATTCTTTCAAGCAAATTACCTTTGGAAGAGTTTAGATCGAACTTCCTCAGAGACTTCTTGTATTCTCTACTAGAGGCATTGACATTTCGATCAAACACACTCATTCAATCGCATGCTCAGACAGCTGTCGGGTTTATTCTCAAGAATTACTATAACGACTCGTTAGAGTCGTTGATACTTGATAACCTGGACTACTTGATAGATAACATCAGCTTAAGACTAACTGTTCCAAGCAATTTTGTACCAACTCTTCCCGGTATCTTATTGATCATTATAAAAGTAGCTGGTCAGAGCCTCCTTGAGATGAACCAACTCAATGACGTCTTGTCAGAGATGTTTGTAATTATCGATTCGTACCACGGATACTCGATTATTGTAGAAGGTTTGTTTATGgtttttgaagaagtcaccAAGCAAGTGAAAGAAAGATACCTCTCACAAAACAGTCTTCAAATAGAATTAGATCCCGACCTCAATACTTCAAGCTATAAACCATGGGGATTGACTAGTGTTAAGCAGGTGTTGAAATTATTGAGCGATTCAGCCAAATTGACTGAACCATTTGAGTCATATGATTCGACAAAGGAATACTTCAAAAGAAAACCAGATACTCCTTTTTCAGAGCAAGCTGCAGATTctgacgatgatgatgacgatgaacAAGAACCTGACgttgcagaagaagaaaaatggCCATCACCTGTTCCTGAAAATACCTACTTTCTTGTGCAAAGGATATTCAATTACGGATTTGTAGTGTTGTCTCAGAAATCAACCAGCATGAAGTTGCAGGtgttgaagactttgaaaCAGACTTATCCGATTTTGACTACCAACTACaagttggtgttggtgaTCTTAACTAAGAACTGGCCCATTCTCTTGACGTTGATCAGTGGGTCCAGCAGCTTGTCtgtcttccaagatgtTCATGAAGGTGTCCTACCAGAACTGGAAGCTCTAATTGTTCCAGCTTTGGAGTTTGTTATAGAGATCGTGAAGGAAGATGGTGATAGAGAGAATTTCCTAGGAAATAAATTCATAGAGTCCTGGGAGTTTCTCATCAACCATTCGCCCATTTTCGGCCGTCTTCGCAAGAGAGATAGTTTCAGCTTGAACAGTAAGCTGAAACAGATAAGTAGGATCGAACAACAATTAACTACGACGCGGTTGAATCCAAAAGTCAATGATCTTCTTGTGACTTACTTAATCACAGGCCTCAACTGCTATGAGAGGACAGTATCTGACTTGGTGCGTTTGGATATTGTTAGAGTGTGTTATAGAATGGGCATACCATCCGACATGAAGTTGAGCAGAGACGTCAGGAATACGTTGTGGATAGTGAAGAACGAGGACGACAACTAG
- a CDS encoding 40S ribosomal protein S22 (go_component intracellular; ribosome~go_function structural constituent of ribosome~go_process protein biosynthesis), whose translation MTRTSVLADALNAINNAEKTGKRQVLIRPSSKVIIKFLTVMQRHGYIGEFEYIDDHRSGKIVVQLTGRLNKCGVISPRFNVKINDIERWTDNLLPARQFGFVILTTSAGIMDHEEARRKHVSGKILGFVY comes from the exons ATGACCAGAACTTCTGTATTAGCCGATGCCTTGAACGCCATCAACAACGCCGAAAAGACCGGTAAGCGTCAAGTTTTGATCAGACCATCCTCCAAGGTCATCATCAAGTTTTTGACTGTCATGCAAAGACACG GTTACATCGGTGAATTCGAATACATCGACGACCACAGATCGGGAAAGATTGTTGTGCAATTGACCGGTAGATTGAACAAGTGTGGTGTCATTTCTCCAAGATTCAAcgtcaagatcaacgacATCGAGAGATGGACTGACAACTTGTTGCCAGCCAGACAGTTCGGTTTCGTCATCTTGACTACCTCTGCCGGTATCATGGACCATGAAgaagccagaagaaagcatGTTTCTGGTAAGATCTTGGGTTTCGTATACTAA